The genome window CGCGGAGAAGGATTTGTGGACGAACCCCTGTATCTGCGCGATCACTGGAAAATCCGCGCGAACGAAGGTGGCCAGCCCCCATTGGGACGGGATACTCTTGTCATCGTCCCAGAGAACACCCTGCGCCGCCGGGCAGAACGTGGCTGTGTGTCCCGGCAAGGCCTCGCGGACGTCGCGAAAGAAGTTCGCGCGCTGTGGCAGGACATGATCGCCATCGCGATAGGTCAACCAGTCTTTTTGCGTGGCGGGCGTGTGCACGACCTCCTGGAGGCACAGCACGTCGGGCGATGTTTCGCGAAGGTAGTTCTGCAGGTGACTGTCAAGCTTGCCGCCCCATCCGTTCAGACACATGATACGCAATTGGCATTCTCCTTGTTTCACCGTTCGACTGGCCGGGGGCGCGATCTCCATTCCCGATCTGGAAAATGGGGCCAGGACACTCGTGTGGCGCTCGCAAGGCGCATTCAGACCGGTGATGCGCGATGGTCAGGTTTCAGGCGTGCCCCCACAGTCCGGCAATTGAGCGAAGTACACGGATGAAATCCCGGCTGGTCTTGCCAAGCGTACCAACCAATTCCATTTTCAGAATTGAGAATGTTTTTCACAGCATAAAGTTGATCCCGAAAATTTTGATCAGATCGCTCAGCGGCACTGATGCTGTGATCGCACCCGCAATATCTTTGGAAAAAGAAGAAATTTTCGTACGCCGCCAATCTGGCACCGGCGCGCCAAGCGGGCCGGTGTGAGTGAGGAGTTCCTTCTATCTGCTTATTCGTTACATCCAGCGACTTGCGCCGACGAGCCAAGCAGCATGATCGGGGGAACATGCGTTGCAGGCTTTGAAGCCGTGCTTTCGAGCCTCATCCGGCGTATCGAAAAACTGGACATCGTCCCGGTCAGTCGGGCGGTTGCGGCAAAGTGGGGAATGGTAGAGATCATCGGCCATGTTTCCATAAACAAATGTTCCGGCAGCCTGCGTATCGCAAGTCTGGATAGACTGCCAACGTAGGTCATTCTTGGTCATGATATCGTCGTTTCCCTTTTTCGGGATGTTGTTGTGCGGACGGCCTTCCATGGTCGTCCATCGATCGCCGCCAGGCCGATGCCGATCAACGCCATGCCCGCGAAATGGCGGGCAAGCAGGACTTCGCCGAGAAACAAGGTGCCAAGGAGAATTGCACTCACTGGAATGAGGAAAGTCACCAACAAAAGATTTGTCGCCCCCGCCGTGGCGAGGATGCGGAAATAGAGCACATAGGCCAATGCGGTTGAGATCGCCGCCACACCGATCAATGCACCGACAGCGATCAGGCTGGGTGCCTGAAGCGTCCAGGGACGATCCACCAGCATGACGAGCGGTAACATGATTAGACTCGACGCAACGACCTGCCCGGTCGCTGTGCTCATCGGACTGATGCCCATTGCCCTGAAACGACGCCCGTAGATGCCTGCGAAGGCATAGGAGACCGCCCCGGCCAGACATATCAGTTGCGCTACGACATTCACGCCGAAATTACGGAACGCATCCGCACCGATCATAACTGCGACTCCGATGAAGCCGATCAACACACCGGACAACTTGCCCCCAGTCATACGCTCATCGCGGGTCAGGACGTGGGCAAGAATAACTGTGAACAGCGGCGTCGAGGCGTTCAGGATCGAGGCTACGCCCGAGGCGATGTGCTGCTGTCCCCAGACGATCAGAGAAAAGGGAATGGCATTATTTAGAAGCCCCATGCCGAAAAAGGCCGTCCAGACC of Stappia sp. ES.058 contains these proteins:
- a CDS encoding DMT family transporter, with the protein product MTPFEWTMLLALATVWGGSFFFNGIAVRELPVFTVVVSRVALAAIILLVIMRLRGERMPRDRRVWTAFFGMGLLNNAIPFSLIVWGQQHIASGVASILNASTPLFTVILAHVLTRDERMTGGKLSGVLIGFIGVAVMIGADAFRNFGVNVVAQLICLAGAVSYAFAGIYGRRFRAMGISPMSTATGQVVASSLIMLPLVMLVDRPWTLQAPSLIAVGALIGVAAISTALAYVLYFRILATAGATNLLLVTFLIPVSAILLGTLFLGEVLLARHFAGMALIGIGLAAIDGRPWKAVRTTTSRKRETTIS
- a CDS encoding Ada metal-binding domain-containing protein, translated to MTKNDLRWQSIQTCDTQAAGTFVYGNMADDLYHSPLCRNRPTDRDDVQFFDTPDEARKHGFKACNACSPDHAAWLVGASRWM